The following coding sequences lie in one Immundisolibacter sp. genomic window:
- a CDS encoding homoserine dehydrogenase codes for MNAVRIGLLGLGTVGGGTLELLARNGDEIARRAGRPLLVTHAAVKDTSRPRGPQAERVQLLDDPLKLVNHPEIDIVAELIGGIEPARTLVLAAINAGKHVVTANKALIALHGNEIFEAARRAGVAVSFEAAVAGGIPIIKTLREGLAGNRIQGLAGIINGTSNYILTQMRDAGLDFATALADAQRLGYAEADPSFDIDGVDAAHKLSILAAIAFGMPLCFEHVHVEGIRDLAAVDVDYAGQFGYRLKLLGIARRTGSGVQLRVHPTLLPQRHLLAQVDGVINSVLVDSDALGQSLYYGAGAGAGPTASAVVADLIDIARALTIDPEHRVPYLAFHHDRLEALPILPIDAVETAFYLRLTALDQPGVLADVTRILGDQQISIEAILQKEPPPGESHVAVILLTHKVRERAMREAIARIEALPSIDGRVVSLRLDHLEH; via the coding sequence ATGAACGCGGTACGCATCGGCCTGCTGGGTCTGGGCACCGTCGGCGGCGGCACGCTGGAGCTGCTGGCCCGCAACGGCGACGAGATCGCCCGCCGCGCCGGGCGGCCACTGCTCGTCACCCATGCGGCGGTGAAAGACACCAGCCGCCCGCGTGGGCCACAGGCCGAACGCGTCCAATTACTCGACGACCCACTAAAGCTGGTCAACCACCCCGAGATCGACATCGTCGCCGAACTGATCGGCGGCATCGAACCTGCCCGCACGCTGGTGCTGGCAGCCATCAACGCCGGCAAGCATGTGGTCACCGCCAACAAGGCGCTGATTGCCCTGCACGGCAACGAGATTTTCGAGGCGGCTCGCCGGGCCGGCGTGGCGGTCAGCTTCGAGGCCGCCGTGGCCGGTGGTATCCCCATCATCAAGACCCTGCGCGAAGGCCTGGCCGGCAACCGCATCCAGGGCCTGGCTGGCATCATCAACGGCACGTCCAATTACATCCTGACGCAGATGCGCGACGCCGGGCTCGACTTCGCCACCGCGCTGGCCGACGCCCAGCGCCTGGGCTACGCCGAAGCCGACCCCAGCTTCGACATCGACGGCGTGGACGCGGCCCATAAATTGTCCATCCTGGCCGCCATCGCCTTTGGCATGCCGCTGTGCTTCGAGCATGTGCACGTGGAGGGCATCCGCGATCTTGCAGCCGTGGACGTGGATTACGCCGGACAGTTCGGCTATCGACTCAAGCTGCTGGGCATCGCCCGGCGCACGGGCAGCGGCGTGCAGCTGCGCGTGCACCCCACGCTGCTGCCGCAGCGCCACTTGCTGGCGCAGGTCGATGGCGTAATCAATTCGGTGCTGGTGGACAGCGACGCGCTCGGCCAGAGCCTTTACTACGGCGCCGGCGCCGGCGCCGGACCAACCGCCTCGGCGGTGGTGGCCGACCTGATCGATATTGCCCGGGCACTGACCATCGACCCCGAGCACCGGGTGCCGTACCTGGCCTTCCACCACGACCGGCTGGAGGCGCTGCCGATCCTGCCGATCGACGCGGTCGAGACGGCTTTTTACCTGCGCCTGACCGCGCTCGACCAGCCGGGTGTACTGGCCGATGTCACGCGCATCCTGGGCGATCAGCAAATCAGCATCGAGGCCATCCTGCAGAAGGAACCCCCGCCAGGCGAGAGCCACGTGGCGGTTATCCTGCTCACCCACAAGGTCCGCGAGCGCGCCATGCGCGAGGCCATCGCCCGCATCGAGGCGCTGCCCAGCATCGACGGGCGCGTGGTGAGCCTGCGCCTGGACCATCTGGAGCACTGA
- the alaC gene encoding alanine transaminase, which produces MKDSFPRIERLPPYVFNIVNELKAQARQRGEDVVDFGMGNPDQPTPPHIVEKLIEAARRDDTHRYSVSKGIPRLRRAICTWYKRRYDVDLNPDSEAIVTIGSKEGLAHLALATVGPGDAVLVPNPTYPIHPYGFVIAGADIRHVPMLPGLDFFAELENAIRNCWPRPKFLVLNFPSNPTTACVDLDFFERVVAVARENEIWVVHDLAYAEIAFDGYQAPSILQVPGAKDVAVEAYTLSKTYNMPGWRVGFMCGNPTLIGALARIKSYLDYGTFTPIQVAAIAALEGPQDCVREIAAMYQSRRDVLCEGLNAAGWAVEKPKATMFVWARIPEPYRVLGSLEFSKRLLTDAHVAVSPGIGFGEYGDEYVRFGLIENEHRTRQAVRSIRRMLRGNEAQTAQAGT; this is translated from the coding sequence ATGAAGGACAGCTTCCCGCGCATCGAGCGCCTGCCGCCCTATGTATTCAACATCGTCAACGAGCTGAAAGCCCAGGCTCGTCAGCGCGGCGAGGACGTGGTCGATTTCGGCATGGGCAACCCGGACCAGCCGACGCCCCCGCATATTGTCGAGAAACTGATCGAGGCCGCCCGCCGCGACGACACGCATCGTTATTCGGTATCCAAGGGCATCCCACGCCTGCGCCGGGCCATCTGCACCTGGTACAAGCGCCGCTACGATGTTGACCTGAACCCGGACAGCGAAGCCATCGTCACCATCGGCTCCAAGGAAGGCCTGGCGCATCTGGCGCTGGCCACGGTTGGGCCGGGCGATGCCGTGCTGGTGCCAAACCCGACCTACCCCATTCACCCGTATGGTTTTGTCATTGCCGGTGCCGACATCCGTCACGTCCCGATGTTGCCGGGGCTGGATTTTTTCGCCGAGCTGGAGAACGCCATCCGCAACTGCTGGCCACGGCCGAAGTTCCTGGTGCTCAATTTCCCGAGCAACCCGACCACCGCCTGTGTCGATCTGGACTTCTTCGAGCGGGTCGTGGCAGTGGCGCGTGAGAACGAAATCTGGGTCGTCCACGACCTGGCCTATGCCGAGATTGCCTTCGACGGCTACCAGGCGCCTTCCATCCTGCAGGTACCGGGTGCCAAGGACGTCGCGGTGGAGGCCTACACGCTGTCCAAGACCTACAACATGCCCGGCTGGCGGGTCGGTTTCATGTGCGGCAACCCGACCCTGATTGGCGCCCTGGCACGCATCAAGTCCTACCTGGACTACGGCACCTTCACGCCCATTCAGGTCGCGGCCATTGCCGCGCTGGAGGGGCCCCAGGACTGCGTGCGCGAAATCGCCGCCATGTACCAGAGCCGGCGCGATGTGCTGTGCGAGGGCCTGAACGCGGCCGGCTGGGCAGTGGAAAAACCCAAGGCCACCATGTTCGTGTGGGCGCGCATTCCGGAGCCGTACCGGGTGCTCGGCTCGCTTGAGTTCAGCAAGCGCCTGTTGACCGATGCCCACGTGGCCGTGTCTCCAGGTATTGGTTTTGGCGAATACGGAGACGAGTACGTGCGCTTTGGTTTGATCGAGAACGAACATCGCACGCGTCAGGCAGTGCGTTCCATCCGCCGCATGCTGCGCGGCAACGAGGCCCAGACCGCACAGGCCGGCACATGA
- a CDS encoding alkane 1-monooxygenase, with amino-acid sequence MAIAIEGTGTRRSILARVSTWPLIGFMLLPVLAWALGGGNGYWISAVAWMAVLPVLDNLIGPDRINAAVAYEPELEKRLRYRFMLWLCVPVQWGVALFGLYVLSHEPLTTSAMIGLILSLSVSVGIGVVVAHELCHHAQKFDRFMGVLLFTPTNMADFHLYHNIGHHNLVATPDDPASARYNEPVYPFVLRCIVDKTRLAWRIGRDSMAVRGLPVWHWRNQALWLFAAPLLWLAATLALFGWVALPVFLGCWLFPRLFLAFVDYLEHYGLGRRRLTDGSYEPVRAEHAWDDSYVVSSMISCQITRHSDHHAKTSRPYQILRVRDEAPRLPYGYMTMIWVVMVPPLWRRLMNPIVEAFYASANIAPHGKPQDLPERFRARAVY; translated from the coding sequence ATGGCCATTGCAATTGAAGGCACCGGTACGCGGCGCAGCATCCTGGCCCGCGTCAGCACCTGGCCGCTGATCGGCTTCATGCTGTTGCCGGTGCTGGCCTGGGCACTGGGCGGCGGCAACGGGTACTGGATCAGCGCCGTGGCGTGGATGGCGGTGCTGCCAGTGCTGGACAACCTGATCGGACCGGACCGGATAAACGCCGCGGTTGCTTACGAGCCAGAGTTAGAAAAACGCCTGCGTTACCGCTTCATGCTGTGGCTGTGCGTGCCCGTGCAGTGGGGCGTGGCGCTGTTTGGCCTGTACGTGCTCAGTCACGAACCGCTGACCACCAGCGCCATGATCGGGCTGATTCTTAGCCTGTCGGTTTCGGTGGGCATCGGTGTGGTGGTGGCGCACGAGCTGTGCCACCACGCGCAAAAGTTCGACCGCTTCATGGGCGTGCTGCTGTTCACGCCCACCAACATGGCGGACTTTCACCTGTACCACAACATCGGCCACCACAACCTGGTGGCCACGCCGGACGATCCGGCCTCGGCACGCTACAACGAGCCGGTATACCCGTTCGTGCTGCGCTGCATCGTGGACAAGACGCGCCTGGCCTGGCGCATCGGCCGCGACAGCATGGCCGTGCGCGGTTTGCCGGTGTGGCACTGGCGCAACCAGGCGCTGTGGCTGTTTGCCGCACCGCTTCTATGGCTGGCCGCCACGCTGGCGCTGTTCGGCTGGGTGGCACTGCCGGTGTTCCTGGGCTGCTGGCTGTTCCCACGCCTGTTTCTGGCCTTTGTGGACTACCTGGAGCATTACGGTCTGGGCCGTCGCCGCCTGACCGATGGCAGCTACGAGCCGGTGCGTGCCGAACATGCCTGGGACGACAGCTACGTCGTCAGCAGCATGATCTCGTGCCAGATCACGCGCCATTCCGACCACCACGCCAAGACCAGCCGGCCGTATCAGATTCTGCGCGTTCGCGACGAGGCCCCGCGCCTGCCCTACGGCTACATGACGATGATCTGGGTGGTGATGGTGCCGCCGCTGTGGCGGCGGCTGATGAACCCGATCGTGGAGGCCTTCTACGCCAGCGCCAATATCGCGCCGCACGGCAAGCCGCAGGATCTTCCGGAACGCTTTCGCGCCCGCGCCGTGTATTGA
- a CDS encoding Mth938-like domain-containing protein: protein MKIHIERGAAYRVQGYSAGSVVVARGEAEAEQTLTAPAILRPNDLPVAWPVVDITPPLAAFEALLDYAPEVVLYGSGPRLRFPGAQVMHLFQTRGIGFETMDTHAACRTYNVLSMEGRRVLAALLIGPTAGR, encoded by the coding sequence ATGAAAATCCACATCGAACGAGGCGCCGCCTACCGTGTGCAGGGCTATTCGGCAGGCAGCGTGGTGGTGGCGCGTGGTGAGGCCGAGGCCGAACAGACGCTCACCGCGCCAGCCATTCTGCGGCCCAATGACCTTCCCGTGGCGTGGCCGGTTGTTGACATCACGCCGCCTCTGGCGGCCTTCGAGGCACTGCTGGACTATGCGCCCGAGGTGGTCCTGTACGGCAGCGGGCCGCGCTTGCGCTTCCCTGGGGCGCAGGTAATGCACCTGTTCCAAACCCGCGGCATCGGCTTCGAGACCATGGACACCCACGCCGCCTGCCGCACCTATAACGTGCTGAGCATGGAGGGGCGGCGCGTGCTGGCGGCACTGTTGATCGGACCCACGGCCGGGCGGTGA
- the thrC gene encoding threonine synthase codes for MSAYEGLIARYRDWLDLPVGIEPVTLLEGNTPLIRLRNIPRRLNLDADIYVKFEGLNPTGSFKDRGMTAAVSMAVAEGSRAIICASTGNTSASAAAYAARAGIVSFVLIPEGKIALGKLAQAIVHGAEVLQIAGNFDDGMALVKELAATAPVTLVNSVNPYRLQGQKTAAFEIVDTLGRAPDYHCLPVGNAGNISAYWMGYAQYHAAGRCALPVMAGYQAAGAAPFVQGHPIDQPETIATAIRIGHPQSWDKAIAAQQGSGGWFAALTDDEILAAQKLLAMEEGVFCEPASAASIGGALRDLQSGRIPAGKTLVCTLTGNGLKDPDIAIRSAPDLKPVKADRATLEAAILRRLERGR; via the coding sequence ATGAGCGCATACGAGGGTCTGATCGCCCGTTATCGGGACTGGCTGGACCTGCCGGTCGGCATCGAGCCGGTGACCCTGCTGGAAGGCAACACGCCGCTGATCCGCCTGCGCAACATCCCGCGCCGGCTGAACCTGGACGCCGACATCTACGTCAAATTCGAGGGCCTGAATCCGACCGGTTCGTTCAAGGATCGCGGCATGACGGCGGCGGTCTCGATGGCGGTAGCCGAGGGTAGCCGCGCCATCATCTGCGCCTCCACCGGCAACACCTCGGCCTCGGCGGCGGCCTACGCGGCGCGCGCCGGCATCGTGTCCTTCGTGCTGATTCCGGAAGGCAAGATCGCCCTTGGCAAGCTGGCGCAGGCCATCGTGCACGGCGCCGAAGTGCTGCAGATCGCCGGCAACTTCGACGACGGCATGGCGCTGGTCAAGGAACTGGCCGCCACCGCCCCGGTCACGCTGGTCAACTCGGTCAACCCTTACCGTTTGCAGGGTCAGAAAACCGCCGCCTTCGAGATCGTCGACACGCTCGGCCGGGCGCCGGACTACCACTGCCTGCCGGTCGGCAACGCCGGCAACATCAGCGCCTACTGGATGGGTTACGCGCAATACCACGCCGCCGGGCGCTGCGCGCTGCCGGTGATGGCCGGCTACCAGGCAGCCGGCGCGGCGCCGTTCGTGCAGGGCCACCCCATCGACCAGCCGGAAACCATCGCCACCGCCATCCGCATAGGCCACCCGCAGTCCTGGGACAAGGCCATCGCCGCCCAGCAGGGTTCCGGCGGCTGGTTTGCGGCACTTACCGATGACGAAATCCTGGCCGCCCAGAAACTGCTGGCAATGGAAGAAGGCGTGTTCTGCGAACCGGCCTCGGCCGCCTCCATCGGTGGCGCCCTGCGCGACCTGCAATCCGGCCGCATCCCGGCCGGCAAGACGCTGGTCTGCACCCTCACCGGCAACGGCCTGAAGGATCCGGACATCGCAATTCGCAGCGCGCCAGACCTGAAGCCCGTCAAAGCGGATCGCGCCACGCTGGAAGCCGCCATCCTGCGCCGGCTGGAGCGCGGTCGGTAG